The proteins below are encoded in one region of Peribacillus muralis:
- the nusB gene encoding transcription antitermination factor NusB, whose protein sequence is MKRRVAREKSLQALYQIDIAKSNAEEAMESVLNGAPTDEYFKKLVKGITENREQLDGMIRDNLENWTLERLANIDRNLLRIAIYEMVHSEDVPVSVAMNEAIEIAKKFGDDQSSSFVNAVLSKVKVKSDS, encoded by the coding sequence ATGAAAAGAAGAGTAGCCCGTGAAAAATCCCTTCAAGCACTATATCAGATAGATATTGCCAAGTCGAATGCAGAAGAAGCAATGGAAAGCGTATTGAATGGCGCTCCTACTGATGAATATTTCAAGAAATTGGTCAAGGGGATTACGGAAAATCGAGAACAGCTTGATGGAATGATCAGGGACAATTTAGAGAATTGGACGTTGGAAAGATTGGCGAACATTGATCGGAATTTACTGCGAATCGCGATTTATGAAATGGTTCACAGTGAAGATGTTCCTGTAAGTGTCGCAATGAATGAAGCTATTGAAATTGCTAAGAAATTCGGTGATGATCAATCCAGCAGCTTTGTAAATGCCGTTTTATCCAAAGTGAAGGTGAAAAGCGACAGCTAA
- a CDS encoding Asp23/Gls24 family envelope stress response protein, with protein MEGQLLEMNDYNSGLGKVEIAPEVIEVIAGIAASEVEGVAHMRGNFATGVVEKLGKKNHGKGVKVDLTGEAIKVELYCVMKFGVSIPKVAQEVQDNIREALLNMTAIDAGEVNIHVVGIAFENAKQEADYEQEV; from the coding sequence ATGGAAGGCCAATTACTAGAAATGAATGATTATAACAGTGGACTGGGCAAAGTGGAGATTGCACCTGAAGTGATAGAGGTCATTGCGGGCATAGCTGCATCGGAAGTTGAAGGTGTTGCACATATGCGTGGGAATTTCGCAACTGGTGTAGTTGAAAAGCTTGGTAAAAAGAACCACGGTAAGGGCGTTAAGGTGGATTTGACGGGAGAAGCGATCAAAGTCGAACTATACTGCGTCATGAAATTCGGTGTTTCAATTCCGAAAGTTGCTCAAGAAGTGCAAGACAACATTCGTGAAGCATTGTTGAACATGACGGCTATCGATGCTGGTGAAGTGAATATCCATGTTGTCGGCATAGCGTTTGAAAACGCGAAACAAGAAGCGGATTACGAACAAGAAGTGTAA
- the accC gene encoding acetyl-CoA carboxylase biotin carboxylase subunit, with translation MIKKVLIANRGEIAVRIIRACKELGIETVAVYSEADKEALHVQIADEAYCIGPKLSKDSYLNTTNIISTAKKTGSDAIHPGYGFLAENANFAELCRECNIIFIGPSPEAINKMGTKDVARETMRKAGVPIVPGSKGIIKDTDEGVALANEMGYPVIIKATAGGGGKGIRVARTEEDLIKGINITQQEAATAFGNPGVYIEKFIEDFRHVEIQVMADNHGNAIHLGERDCSIQRRLQKLVEETPSPALDGEIRAEMGQAAVTAALAVNYSGAGTVEFIYDYVNRKYYFMEMNTRIQVEHPVTEMVTGVDLIKEQIKVASGDKLSLSQEDVTFNGWSIECRINAENPEKNFMPSAGKIHMYLPPGGYGVRVDSAAYPGYSIPPYYDSMIAKLIVHAPTRDEAIEKMKRALGEFVIEGISTTIPFHIKLLQHEQFVSGEFNTKFLEIYDVMNS, from the coding sequence ATGATTAAAAAGGTATTAATTGCCAATAGAGGGGAAATTGCTGTCCGAATCATCCGGGCATGCAAGGAACTGGGAATTGAGACTGTAGCGGTTTATTCAGAAGCCGACAAAGAGGCATTACATGTCCAAATTGCTGATGAAGCATATTGCATCGGTCCCAAACTGTCAAAAGACAGTTATTTAAATACAACGAACATCATCAGTACCGCCAAGAAAACGGGTTCGGATGCAATCCACCCGGGATATGGCTTCCTTGCTGAAAACGCGAACTTTGCTGAGCTTTGCCGTGAATGCAATATTATTTTCATCGGCCCTAGCCCTGAAGCGATCAATAAAATGGGAACGAAGGACGTAGCGAGGGAAACGATGCGCAAAGCTGGCGTACCGATCGTTCCCGGCTCCAAAGGCATCATTAAGGATACGGATGAAGGGGTGGCCCTTGCTAATGAAATGGGCTATCCAGTCATCATCAAAGCCACGGCCGGCGGAGGCGGTAAAGGAATCAGGGTTGCAAGAACCGAAGAAGATCTCATCAAGGGCATCAACATCACGCAACAGGAGGCTGCGACGGCATTTGGCAATCCGGGTGTCTATATTGAAAAATTCATTGAAGACTTCCGTCATGTTGAAATTCAAGTCATGGCCGATAATCATGGCAATGCCATCCATTTAGGTGAGCGTGATTGCTCCATTCAACGACGCCTGCAAAAGCTGGTTGAAGAAACTCCATCTCCGGCTTTGGACGGTGAAATAAGAGCGGAAATGGGGCAGGCTGCAGTTACTGCCGCTCTTGCCGTTAATTATTCAGGAGCCGGTACAGTCGAATTTATTTATGACTATGTGAATAGAAAATACTACTTTATGGAAATGAATACACGTATCCAGGTTGAACATCCAGTTACGGAAATGGTGACGGGAGTGGATTTGATTAAAGAACAGATCAAAGTCGCTTCAGGCGATAAGCTTTCCCTTTCACAAGAGGATGTAACATTTAACGGCTGGTCCATCGAATGCCGGATCAATGCGGAAAACCCTGAAAAGAATTTCATGCCTTCCGCAGGGAAAATACACATGTATTTACCTCCGGGAGGGTATGGGGTTAGGGTGGATTCTGCAGCATATCCAGGGTACTCGATACCTCCATATTATGATTCCATGATTGCCAAGTTGATCGTCCATGCACCGACTAGAGATGAAGCGATCGAGAAGATGAAGCGGGCATTAGGTGAGTTTGTCATCGAAGGGATCAGTACAACCATTCCTTTCCATATTAAGTTACTTCAGCATGAACAATTCGTTTCCGGAGAATTTAATACCAAATTCCTTGAAATATATGATGTAATGAACTCATAA
- the accB gene encoding acetyl-CoA carboxylase biotin carboxyl carrier protein, with protein sequence MKVQEIREIIKLVDQSNINEFVYENEGTKIKLKKTETVTVIQPTASPDVVQGNAAVEVKPAAPATPKAVEAAAPAAAVSERENLHKITSPMVGTFYQSPAPDSPAYVKAGDKVTADSIVCIVEAMKLFNEIEAEVSGEIVEVLIKEGQLVEYGQPLFLVKPE encoded by the coding sequence ATGAAAGTGCAAGAAATTCGTGAAATCATCAAGCTAGTCGATCAATCCAATATCAATGAATTCGTTTATGAAAACGAAGGAACGAAAATTAAATTGAAAAAAACTGAAACGGTAACTGTCATCCAGCCAACGGCTTCTCCTGACGTTGTTCAAGGCAATGCAGCGGTTGAGGTCAAGCCTGCTGCCCCTGCAACTCCAAAGGCCGTTGAAGCTGCAGCACCGGCTGCCGCCGTCTCTGAACGGGAAAACCTACATAAAATCACTTCTCCTATGGTGGGGACATTTTATCAATCACCTGCACCGGATTCTCCGGCATACGTAAAAGCAGGCGATAAAGTGACAGCGGATTCGATTGTCTGCATCGTCGAGGCCATGAAACTATTCAATGAAATCGAAGCTGAAGTTAGTGGCGAAATCGTTGAAGTCCTTATAAAAGAAGGGCAACTTGTAGAATATGGTCAACCATTATTTTTAGTGAAGCCGGAATGA
- a CDS encoding SpoIIIAH-like family protein, with the protein MLLKKQTVWLLTMLSLVVVLSVYYLTAPEENAADMTATEQAEKAENKMENKTDSKTETKGESKVNKETAKNAEGSSVTIASGDEFESLRMQIEDERAKLNEELTTKMGNTDLSAEERDEAYAKMEQLSETKVKENIIENLIVAMDYNAALVRVDGTDVKVSVKADKQTKTEANNIIRLVRKEVSDAQNVVVDFQPEK; encoded by the coding sequence ATGTTATTAAAAAAGCAAACGGTTTGGTTATTGACTATGTTAAGTCTGGTCGTTGTCCTTTCAGTCTACTATTTGACCGCTCCTGAAGAAAATGCTGCCGATATGACGGCAACTGAACAAGCGGAAAAGGCAGAAAATAAAATGGAAAATAAAACAGACAGCAAAACTGAAACAAAAGGTGAAAGCAAAGTGAATAAAGAAACGGCCAAAAATGCTGAAGGTTCTTCTGTAACGATAGCATCAGGTGATGAATTTGAATCATTAAGGATGCAAATCGAAGATGAACGCGCAAAGCTCAATGAAGAACTGACTACAAAGATGGGTAATACAGATCTATCGGCTGAAGAGAGAGACGAGGCATATGCAAAAATGGAACAATTAAGTGAAACGAAGGTTAAAGAAAATATCATCGAAAACTTAATTGTAGCCATGGATTATAATGCAGCACTGGTTCGCGTAGATGGAACGGACGTGAAGGTGAGTGTCAAGGCTGATAAGCAAACAAAAACAGAAGCCAATAACATTATCCGTCTAGTACGAAAAGAAGTGAGCGATGCGCAAAATGTAGTGGTCGACTTCCAACCTGAAAAATAG
- the spoIIIAG gene encoding stage III sporulation protein AG produces MNKDKGPLSWLQKLLNKDPDQKEPKEKKPSLYVYALIVVLLGAGIMMAGNLLTTNQTGQTSDVKTVFNNKQEDKDDVETFGQKNQSEFKTTKDYEIYLQNEMKEALESIAGVQDVKVVIYVDASEKKVYERNKVTQKQVTQETDQEGGKRTVEDTSVDEQLVLVKSGEKEGPIISETKKPSVRGVLVVAKGAENIQIKKWIIEAVTRSLDVPSHRVSVMPKK; encoded by the coding sequence TTGAACAAAGACAAAGGTCCATTATCCTGGCTGCAAAAACTATTGAATAAGGACCCTGACCAAAAAGAGCCTAAGGAAAAAAAACCTTCCCTGTATGTCTATGCTTTAATCGTCGTCCTTTTGGGAGCGGGGATCATGATGGCCGGTAATTTGTTAACCACCAACCAGACGGGACAAACATCCGACGTGAAGACGGTATTCAATAATAAGCAAGAGGATAAAGATGATGTTGAAACATTCGGGCAGAAAAATCAATCCGAATTCAAGACAACGAAGGATTATGAAATATACCTTCAGAATGAAATGAAGGAAGCGTTGGAATCGATAGCGGGGGTCCAGGATGTAAAAGTCGTAATCTATGTGGATGCGTCCGAGAAAAAAGTATACGAAAGGAATAAAGTCACCCAGAAACAGGTCACGCAAGAAACCGACCAGGAAGGCGGCAAAAGGACGGTGGAGGATACATCGGTGGACGAACAACTCGTTTTGGTTAAAAGCGGGGAAAAAGAAGGGCCGATCATTTCCGAAACTAAGAAGCCTAGTGTAAGGGGCGTTCTGGTAGTCGCAAAAGGAGCCGAAAACATCCAAATAAAAAAGTGGATCATCGAAGCTGTCACACGATCACTCGATGTACCGAGTCACAGGGTTTCTGTCATGCCTAAAAAATAA
- the spoIIIAF gene encoding stage III sporulation protein AF: MSFLAGWVSNIIVFVLLATVIDMLLPNSALQKYAKMVIGLLLIAIIITPILGLFNKDFDEILSAATSEFENQKKKDLGNLTEMKKKEIQATQGAYILKQMAVDLQAEVEEELMKDYNMKISAIEVDVKNEENPTAENLQNINISLETAEGKEDTSIEAVAKIDINAERPSPSSDANLDAVKSFLATSWSVDKEIIEIAGERK, encoded by the coding sequence GTGAGCTTTTTGGCTGGCTGGGTATCCAATATCATCGTATTCGTATTGCTTGCCACTGTAATCGATATGCTCCTTCCCAATTCAGCTTTGCAGAAATATGCAAAAATGGTAATCGGGCTTTTACTGATTGCCATCATCATCACACCTATATTGGGATTATTCAATAAAGATTTCGACGAAATTCTATCTGCCGCCACGAGCGAATTTGAAAATCAGAAAAAAAAAGATTTAGGAAATTTGACAGAAATGAAGAAAAAAGAAATACAAGCTACCCAGGGTGCATATATTTTAAAACAAATGGCTGTTGACTTACAGGCAGAAGTGGAAGAGGAGTTGATGAAGGATTATAACATGAAGATCAGTGCGATTGAAGTTGACGTCAAAAATGAGGAAAACCCCACCGCGGAAAATTTGCAAAATATCAACATATCTTTGGAAACGGCAGAAGGGAAAGAAGACACTTCGATAGAGGCTGTTGCAAAAATCGATATTAACGCAGAAAGGCCATCACCTTCAAGCGATGCGAATCTGGATGCTGTCAAAAGTTTTTTGGCAACAAGTTGGTCTGTCGATAAAGAGATCATTGAAATCGCCGGGGAAAGGAAGTGA
- the spoIIIAE gene encoding stage III sporulation protein AE has translation MKQRMPYLSIVFILLFFFHASIGQAAENPENVETVQEPIMQSELVQAQIERLGVDELKQYWDGIVTEYGGFLPESQKGSFMDFVSGEKKFSFDQWLKGITKFIFHELLVNGKLLGSLILLTVFSMFLQNLQNAFEQSSVSKVAYAIVYMVLIILALNSFHVAIEYTKDTIDLMISFLMALIPLLLALIAASGGLVSAAFFHPVLMFLMNTSGILIQYIVLPLLFFAAILSIVSTLTEHYKVTQLAQLLRNFAIGILGAFMTIFLGVISVQGASSAVADGVTIRTAKFVTGNFIPVIGRMFTDATDTVISASVLLKNTVGLSGVIILLLITTFPAIKILMISFVYKLAASLLQPLGGGPVIKCMDIISKSMIYIFAALAIVSLMFFLSITVIIASGNITLMVR, from the coding sequence ATGAAGCAGCGGATGCCTTATTTATCGATTGTATTCATTTTACTCTTTTTTTTTCATGCATCTATTGGACAAGCTGCCGAAAACCCTGAAAATGTTGAAACCGTACAAGAGCCGATCATGCAGTCCGAACTGGTACAAGCTCAAATAGAAAGACTGGGGGTTGATGAGCTTAAACAATATTGGGATGGCATTGTCACGGAATACGGGGGATTCTTGCCGGAAAGCCAGAAAGGCAGTTTCATGGATTTTGTGAGCGGTGAAAAGAAATTCTCCTTTGATCAGTGGCTGAAGGGCATTACAAAATTCATTTTTCATGAACTGCTCGTCAATGGTAAGTTGTTGGGCTCACTCATCTTGTTAACCGTTTTCAGCATGTTTTTACAGAATTTGCAGAACGCGTTCGAGCAAAGCTCCGTAAGTAAGGTCGCTTATGCAATCGTTTATATGGTGCTGATCATTTTGGCGCTTAACAGCTTTCATGTCGCGATCGAATATACAAAAGACACGATAGATTTGATGATTTCCTTTTTGATGGCGCTCATCCCCCTGCTTTTAGCTTTGATAGCCGCATCAGGCGGGCTTGTGTCAGCGGCCTTCTTTCATCCGGTCTTAATGTTCTTAATGAATACGAGCGGTATCCTGATACAATACATCGTCCTCCCGTTATTATTCTTTGCAGCGATTTTAAGCATTGTCAGCACGCTCACGGAACATTACAAAGTAACTCAGCTGGCTCAGCTTCTCCGTAACTTTGCCATCGGTATTTTAGGAGCGTTCATGACGATATTCCTTGGCGTCATATCCGTCCAGGGGGCATCCTCCGCTGTAGCGGATGGGGTGACGATCAGAACGGCCAAATTCGTGACAGGTAACTTCATACCGGTAATCGGTCGCATGTTCACCGATGCAACGGATACGGTCATCAGTGCCTCCGTCCTTCTGAAAAATACGGTTGGATTGTCAGGGGTCATCATCCTGCTGCTCATTACGACCTTTCCCGCAATCAAAATCCTAATGATTTCTTTTGTCTATAAATTGGCAGCAAGCCTTTTACAGCCGCTTGGCGGCGGCCCGGTAATAAAATGTATGGATATCATCAGTAAAAGCATGATTTATATCTTTGCGGCATTGGCCATCGTATCGCTCATGTTCTTTTTAAGCATCACGGTCATCATCGCCTCTGGAAACATTACACTGATGGTTCGTTAG
- the spoIIIAD gene encoding stage III sporulation protein AD produces MAIEIIKIVAIALVATFLALIVKEQKPNLAFLLIVFVGCSIFLFLADKIYEIILMLEKIAVNANVNTVYLETILKIIGIAYIAEFASQITKDAGQGSLASKIELSGKILILAMAIPILTVIIETIIQMLPS; encoded by the coding sequence TTGGCGATTGAAATCATAAAAATCGTAGCCATTGCCCTAGTTGCCACCTTTCTGGCTTTAATCGTCAAGGAGCAAAAACCCAATTTGGCATTCCTGCTCATCGTTTTTGTAGGGTGCTCCATTTTTCTTTTTCTGGCAGATAAAATATACGAGATCATTTTAATGTTAGAAAAAATTGCAGTCAATGCCAATGTAAATACGGTGTATCTTGAGACCATCTTAAAAATAATCGGAATTGCCTATATTGCTGAATTCGCTTCCCAAATTACAAAAGATGCCGGGCAAGGCTCGCTTGCCTCCAAAATAGAATTGAGCGGAAAAATATTGATATTGGCGATGGCAATTCCGATTTTGACGGTCATCATCGAAACGATTATTCAAATGCTCCCAAGTTAA
- the spoIIIAC gene encoding stage III sporulation protein AC — protein sequence MGIDVDIIFKIAGVGLVVAFLHTILDQVGKKEYAQWVTLFGFIYILFMVASVVEDLFQKIKSVFLFQ from the coding sequence ATGGGCATTGATGTGGACATCATTTTTAAAATAGCAGGTGTTGGCCTTGTTGTGGCCTTTCTTCACACGATACTCGACCAGGTTGGGAAGAAGGAGTATGCCCAGTGGGTGACACTTTTCGGCTTCATCTATATTTTATTCATGGTCGCTTCTGTAGTGGAGGACTTATTCCAAAAAATTAAATCTGTATTCCTATTTCAGTAA
- the spoIIIAB gene encoding stage III sporulation protein SpoIIIAB translates to MFKLVGAAIIILATTWAGFEAAKKLSMRPRQLRQLKVALQSLEAEIMYGHTPLQEAARKLSKQLAKPLSFFFDTFANRLQSGETTVKEAWDESLKKIWQSLALKQGEFEILSQFGETLGKSDRHHQQKQIMLTMAHLEREESDALDRQGKYEKMMKSLGFLTGLLLIILLM, encoded by the coding sequence ATGTTTAAGTTGGTGGGGGCAGCAATCATCATCCTTGCCACGACATGGGCAGGTTTCGAGGCTGCAAAAAAATTGAGTATGAGGCCGCGGCAGCTAAGACAGCTGAAGGTCGCCCTGCAATCGCTTGAAGCGGAAATCATGTACGGACACACACCTCTTCAAGAAGCGGCGAGAAAGCTTTCCAAGCAGCTGGCAAAACCTTTATCCTTCTTTTTCGATACATTCGCAAATCGGCTCCAGTCAGGTGAGACGACCGTCAAAGAAGCTTGGGATGAGAGCCTGAAGAAAATATGGCAATCCCTAGCCTTGAAGCAGGGGGAGTTCGAAATCCTTTCGCAGTTCGGCGAGACGCTTGGAAAAAGCGATAGGCACCATCAGCAAAAACAAATCATGCTGACGATGGCACACTTGGAACGGGAGGAGAGCGATGCCCTGGACCGACAGGGAAAATATGAAAAAATGATGAAGAGCCTTGGCTTTTTAACCGGATTATTATTGATCATCTTGCTGATGTAG
- the spoIIIAA gene encoding stage III sporulation protein AA yields the protein METILSFLPKTIYEQLQGMTPMMIEKMEELRIRIGRPLEVIIGGEPFFFSYAVTKTDADQLLNQIGQFSLYTLEEELKRGYITIAGGHRVGLAGKVILENGAVKAIRDISSFNFRIAREKVGVAEPLTSYLYNGEWQHTLLIGAPQTGKTTVLRDIARMISSGNEKRGIAPQKVGIVDERSEIAGSVHGVPQLEFGTRLDVLDGCPKAEGMMMMIRSMSPDVLVVDEIGRAEDTQAVLEAVNAGIKLMITTHGHTLEEMKKRPFIAEILKQNIFERFIELQRTKAGTRSYKVLNADGVTLFSGESVKRHV from the coding sequence ATGGAAACGATTCTTTCTTTTTTACCGAAAACGATTTACGAGCAGCTCCAGGGTATGACACCGATGATGATTGAAAAAATGGAAGAGCTGAGGATACGGATCGGAAGGCCGCTTGAGGTCATTATAGGTGGGGAACCCTTCTTCTTTTCGTATGCAGTGACCAAAACGGATGCAGATCAATTATTGAACCAAATAGGTCAATTTTCGTTGTATACGCTTGAGGAAGAATTAAAGCGAGGATATATAACCATAGCTGGTGGACATCGGGTTGGTCTTGCAGGCAAGGTGATCCTGGAAAATGGAGCGGTCAAGGCAATCCGGGATATTTCCTCATTCAATTTTCGGATTGCCCGTGAAAAAGTAGGTGTGGCTGAGCCGCTTACATCATATTTATATAATGGGGAATGGCAGCATACCTTATTGATCGGTGCTCCGCAAACTGGAAAAACGACGGTGTTACGGGATATTGCAAGAATGATATCCAGTGGAAATGAAAAGAGGGGGATTGCCCCGCAAAAGGTGGGAATTGTGGACGAGCGCTCTGAAATTGCGGGCTCTGTTCATGGTGTGCCGCAACTTGAATTCGGTACGAGGCTTGATGTCCTCGATGGATGTCCTAAAGCGGAAGGAATGATGATGATGATACGTTCGATGTCCCCGGATGTATTGGTCGTGGATGAAATAGGCCGCGCAGAAGATACTCAAGCAGTTCTTGAAGCGGTGAATGCCGGCATTAAACTCATGATCACGACACATGGCCATACACTGGAAGAAATGAAGAAGCGTCCCTTCATCGCAGAAATATTAAAACAAAACATCTTTGAACGCTTTATAGAATTACAAAGAACCAAAGCTGGGACGAGAAGTTACAAAGTGCTGAACGCCGATGGGGTTACCCTATTCTCGGGTGAAAGTGTGAAGCGGCATGTTTAA
- the efp gene encoding elongation factor P, with product MISVNDFRTGVTIEVDNGIWQVIEFQHVKPGKGAAFVRSKLRNLRTGSIQEKTFRAGEKVAKAHIENRKMQYLYASGDSHVFMDNETYDQIELPASSIERELKFLKENMEVHIMTFQAETLGVELPNTVELEVAETEPGIKGDTSSGGTKSAVLETGLSVQVPFFINQGDKLLINTNEGSYVSRA from the coding sequence ATGATTTCTGTAAACGATTTTCGCACGGGTGTTACCATTGAGGTAGATAATGGAATTTGGCAGGTTATCGAGTTCCAACATGTTAAACCTGGTAAAGGTGCAGCCTTTGTACGTTCTAAGCTTCGCAATCTTCGTACAGGCTCCATCCAAGAGAAAACATTCCGTGCCGGCGAGAAAGTTGCAAAGGCACATATCGAAAACCGCAAGATGCAGTACCTATATGCAAGCGGCGATAGCCATGTATTCATGGATAACGAAACATATGACCAAATCGAGCTGCCTGCTTCAAGCATCGAGCGCGAATTGAAATTCCTTAAAGAAAATATGGAAGTCCATATCATGACGTTCCAAGCTGAAACGCTTGGGGTTGAGCTTCCGAATACAGTGGAGCTTGAAGTGGCGGAAACTGAGCCTGGAATTAAAGGCGATACTTCTTCAGGTGGAACGAAATCAGCAGTGCTTGAGACAGGCCTATCCGTTCAAGTACCATTCTTCATCAACCAAGGTGACAAATTATTGATCAATACGAACGAAGGTTCATACGTATCACGCGCATAA
- a CDS encoding M24 family metallopeptidase, which translates to MNKLLSLRASMEKAGIDGLLITSTYNRRYMTNFTGSAGVVLISRNEAKFITDFRYVEQAGKQATDYEIVQHKGTIIEEVGKQTKEMNIGVLGFEQEHMTFATYKAYEAAVEGKLLPVSAIIENLRLIKTSSEIKILKEAAAIADAAFTHILDFIRPGISELDVSNELEFFMRKQGATSSSFDIIVASGKRSALPHGVATDKIIEKGDFVTLDYGAYLNGYVSDITRTLAVGKPSEELINIYDIVLEAQLRGMAGIKPGMTGKEADALTRNLIEEKGFGQYFGHSTGHGIGLEVHEGPALSLRSDIILEPGMAVTVEPGIYLPGVGGVRIEDDTIVTIEGNEALTHSTKELIIL; encoded by the coding sequence ATGAATAAACTTTTGAGCTTAAGAGCCTCGATGGAAAAGGCGGGCATTGATGGCCTTTTGATCACCAGTACATATAATCGCCGTTACATGACGAATTTTACGGGCAGCGCCGGGGTCGTATTGATTTCCCGGAATGAAGCTAAATTCATCACTGATTTCCGATATGTGGAACAAGCGGGTAAGCAGGCAACGGACTATGAAATCGTTCAACACAAGGGCACCATCATCGAAGAAGTCGGTAAACAGACTAAAGAAATGAATATTGGCGTACTTGGTTTTGAGCAGGAGCACATGACTTTTGCGACATACAAGGCATACGAGGCAGCTGTTGAAGGAAAACTTTTGCCAGTGTCCGCCATTATTGAGAATTTACGCTTGATAAAGACTTCATCAGAGATTAAGATATTAAAGGAAGCGGCTGCTATTGCCGATGCTGCCTTTACACATATCCTCGATTTCATCCGTCCAGGAATTTCGGAATTGGATGTATCCAATGAACTTGAATTCTTCATGAGAAAACAGGGGGCAACTTCTTCTTCCTTCGATATTATTGTAGCATCCGGCAAAAGGTCGGCACTTCCACATGGAGTGGCTACGGATAAAATCATTGAAAAAGGCGATTTTGTCACATTGGATTATGGAGCATACTTGAACGGGTATGTGTCTGATATAACTCGGACATTAGCAGTTGGCAAGCCAAGTGAAGAACTTATTAACATTTATGACATTGTTTTGGAAGCGCAGCTGCGCGGTATGGCTGGGATCAAACCAGGCATGACGGGCAAGGAAGCGGATGCACTGACTCGTAACTTAATTGAAGAAAAGGGTTTTGGGCAGTATTTTGGACATTCGACCGGACATGGAATCGGTCTTGAAGTTCATGAAGGTCCAGCATTATCCTTAAGGTCTGATATCATTTTGGAACCAGGTATGGCCGTAACCGTAGAGCCGGGCATTTACTTGCCAGGTGTCGGCGGGGTGCGGATTGAAGATGATACAATCGTTACAATTGAAGGTAACGAAGCACTTACTCATTCAACGAAAGAGTTAATCATTCTGTAA
- the aroQ gene encoding type II 3-dehydroquinate dehydratase, translating into MEKILLINGPNLNRLGKREPAHYGSSTLADVEAILQQQAEGLQVEFTSFQSNHEGAIIDKLHWSEDHGIDGIIINPGAFTHYSYAIRDAIAGIDVPVVEVHISNIHARESFRHESVTAPVTAGQIVGLGIHGYELALQAVTKIAKGRN; encoded by the coding sequence ATGGAAAAAATCTTATTAATCAATGGTCCGAATTTAAATCGATTAGGAAAGCGGGAACCAGCGCATTATGGATCCTCGACGCTTGCGGATGTGGAAGCCATTTTACAGCAGCAAGCTGAAGGGTTGCAGGTGGAATTCACTTCTTTTCAATCTAACCATGAAGGAGCAATCATCGATAAGCTCCATTGGTCAGAGGATCATGGGATCGACGGGATTATCATCAATCCTGGTGCTTTTACTCATTATAGCTATGCGATTCGTGATGCAATTGCCGGAATTGATGTTCCAGTTGTGGAAGTGCATATTTCGAACATCCATGCCCGTGAAAGCTTTCGGCATGAGTCAGTGACCGCACCGGTCACGGCAGGGCAAATTGTCGGCTTGGGGATACACGGATATGAATTGGCATTGCAGGCGGTCACAAAGATTGCAAAGGGGAGAAATTGA